One genomic window of Parus major isolate Abel chromosome 11, Parus_major1.1, whole genome shotgun sequence includes the following:
- the CLEC3A gene encoding C-type lectin domain family 3 member A — protein sequence MAQTGLMIFLLISLLLLDQTVSQASKFKAKKHSKRRVKEKDDLKTQIDKLWREVNALKEIQALQTVCLRGTKAHKKCYLMSEGTKHFHEANEDCIAKGGTLAIPRNNEETNILRDYGKKSVPGVSEFWLGVTDMVNEGRFVDVNGMALQYFNWDRAQPNGGKRENCVFFSQSSQGKWVDEVCRTAKRYVCEFLIP from the exons ATGGCACAAACTGGACTTATGATTTTTCTACTCATAAGCTTACTACTGCTGGATCAGACCGTCAGCCAGGCTTCCAAATTCAAAGCCAAGAAGCACAGCAAACGTAGAGTGAAAG AAAAAGATGACCTGAAGACCCAGATTGACAAACTGTGGCGAGAAGTAAATGCTCTGAAGGAAATACAAGCACTCCAGACAG TGTGTCTTCGTGGGACCAAGGCCCACAAGAAGTGCTATCTCATGTCAGAAGGcacaaaacatttccatgaaGCCAATGAAGACTGCATAGCCAAGGGGGGGACACTGGCTATCCCGAGGAATAACGAGGAGACAAACATCCTTCGGGATTACGGCAAGAAAAGCGTGCCCGGAGTGTCGGAGTTCTGGCTGGGTGTCACTGACATGGTCAATGAAGGCAGGTTTGTCGATGTCAATGGCATGGCTCTGCAGTACTTCAACTGGGACCGTGCCCAGCCCAACGGGGGCAAACGTGAAAactgtgtctttttttctcagtcatcCCAGGGCAAGTGGGTGGATGAAGTCTGCCGCACTGCCAAGAGATATGTTTGTGAATTCCTGATCCCATAA